The Novosphingobium sp. THN1 genome includes a window with the following:
- a CDS encoding thermonuclease family protein: MFGIDAPEFAQTCQRDGEAWACGQAAKEQLSALIAGAQVRCTRLSTDNYGRAVSTCTAGSEDLNRVLVENGWATAYREYSLDYADAELRAKRDGLGIWSSTFQMPADFRHAGQPRDRAATARAFTPRPSRVSGCVIKGNRNRRGQWIYHLPGMPYYEATRPEEIFCSEAEAQAAGYRRAIVRP, encoded by the coding sequence TTGTTCGGGATCGATGCGCCCGAATTTGCTCAGACATGCCAGCGCGATGGCGAGGCCTGGGCCTGCGGCCAAGCGGCCAAAGAGCAACTTTCCGCCCTGATTGCAGGTGCCCAGGTCCGTTGCACACGCTTGAGCACCGACAACTATGGCCGGGCTGTGTCTACCTGCACGGCCGGTTCTGAAGACCTGAACCGGGTTCTGGTCGAGAATGGCTGGGCTACAGCCTATCGCGAGTACAGTCTCGACTATGCCGATGCGGAGCTCCGGGCCAAACGCGACGGCCTTGGTATCTGGAGCAGCACCTTCCAGATGCCAGCCGATTTTCGCCATGCAGGCCAACCTCGAGATCGTGCCGCTACCGCACGAGCCTTCACGCCTCGCCCGTCACGCGTATCCGGTTGCGTGATCAAGGGAAATCGCAACAGGCGCGGACAGTGGATCTATCATCTGCCGGGGATGCCCTATTACGAAGCCACCCGCCCGGAGGAAATCTTCTGTAGCGAGGCGGAGGCGCAAGCGGCTGGATACAGGCGGGCCATCGTCCGGCCGTGA
- a CDS encoding GNAT family N-acetyltransferase: MPAEQGPSLPPLTIRKFEKALHDRSAFSCGFTPIDNFLKSSLSEHIKDGLVTAWIAAAEGDRAVLGFYTLGAMAVRAEFGPKKWQRARVPDVPVIYIRAVAVREDLQGKRLGTALVVDAMKRCLGIADEMGAAAIVLDVLDGGNFELRWKFYADLGFLPLGDPDNPRRVYIPMAAVRSTLGSPLL, encoded by the coding sequence ATGCCGGCTGAGCAAGGCCCATCTTTGCCCCCTCTGACGATAAGGAAGTTCGAGAAGGCGCTGCATGACCGCAGCGCCTTCTCCTGCGGTTTTACGCCGATCGACAATTTCCTCAAATCCTCCCTGTCCGAACACATCAAAGACGGTCTGGTCACAGCCTGGATCGCTGCGGCTGAAGGCGACAGAGCGGTCCTTGGGTTTTATACGCTCGGAGCAATGGCCGTTCGCGCAGAATTCGGACCGAAAAAGTGGCAGCGTGCACGAGTCCCGGATGTCCCGGTTATCTATATCCGTGCCGTTGCGGTCCGCGAGGATTTGCAAGGCAAACGACTGGGCACAGCGCTCGTCGTCGATGCGATGAAGCGCTGTCTTGGCATCGCCGACGAGATGGGCGCAGCCGCAATTGTTCTTGACGTTCTGGATGGTGGAAACTTCGAGCTCAGGTGGAAATTTTACGCTGATCTCGGTTTCTTGCCTCTGGGCGACCCGGATAACCCGCGACGGGTCTATATTCCCATGGCGGCCGTGAGATCGACATTGGGTTCTCCTCTGCTGTGA
- a CDS encoding response regulator, with protein sequence MKRVLAVDDEPLLLELLVDELELGGYKVESASNGDAAMALLGSDHRFDVIVTDLRMPGKVDGWMLGRHALGSDPEARVVYMTGYAEMPAVLSDREKFLRKPFTMDKLFSLL encoded by the coding sequence ATGAAGCGAGTGCTGGCTGTTGACGATGAGCCTTTGCTTCTCGAGCTTCTCGTCGATGAGCTTGAACTTGGCGGTTACAAGGTCGAAAGTGCCTCGAACGGTGATGCTGCCATGGCCCTGCTGGGTTCGGATCACAGGTTCGACGTGATCGTCACGGACTTGAGGATGCCTGGCAAAGTCGATGGCTGGATGCTTGGCCGTCATGCCCTCGGCAGCGATCCGGAAGCTCGCGTAGTCTACATGACAGGGTATGCCGAAATGCCGGCGGTGTTGTCCGATCGGGAGAAATTTCTGCGCAAACCCTTCACAATGGACAAGCTGTTCTCGCTCCTCTGA
- a CDS encoding type II toxin-antitoxin system VapC family toxin: MKFLLDTHVLLGRRAFRNDRRLPPGNCSMMSNELVFSAAGLWEITIKSGLGRDDFAVDARVLRRVFIDNGYVELAISSEHAVAISQLPAIHKDPFDRMLITQSIVGDMTLITSDETVCRYSEPIGRV, from the coding sequence ATGAAATTTCTCCTGGATACACATGTGCTCCTCGGGCGGCGGGCTTTCCGGAACGATAGACGCCTGCCGCCCGGCAATTGCTCAATGATGAGCAATGAACTGGTCTTCAGCGCTGCCGGCCTTTGGGAAATCACGATCAAGAGCGGGCTCGGGCGGGATGACTTCGCAGTCGATGCGCGCGTGTTGCGCCGGGTGTTTATTGACAACGGTTACGTTGAGCTTGCCATTTCAAGCGAACATGCCGTTGCAATTTCCCAATTGCCCGCGATTCACAAAGACCCCTTCGACAGAATGCTGATCACTCAGTCGATCGTCGGGGACATGACCTTGATCACATCAGACGAAACGGTCTGCCGGTACTCTGAACCTATCGGAAGGGTCTGA
- a CDS encoding RES family NAD+ phosphorylase, with translation MHFTGLLYRAHNPVWSREPLSGEGAARFGGRFNRMRRAALYTSLAPETALREANQVGTLQPTTLVAYRADIGPLLDGRDTAVLQPFGMAPAELGDPSWRDRMLSGKPVPTQDLAEAAIAQGYVGIVVPSYARGAPADALNLVLWEWEGRVTLVDDDDRLGLRAP, from the coding sequence ATGCACTTCACCGGGCTGCTCTACCGCGCCCACAATCCGGTCTGGTCCCGCGAACCGCTCTCGGGGGAAGGGGCTGCCCGGTTTGGCGGACGGTTCAATCGCATGAGGCGCGCGGCGCTCTATACTTCGCTTGCGCCTGAGACGGCACTGCGCGAGGCCAATCAGGTCGGCACGTTGCAGCCGACCACCCTGGTAGCCTATCGGGCCGATATCGGGCCTTTGCTGGATGGCCGCGATACAGCCGTACTCCAGCCCTTCGGCATGGCGCCGGCGGAGCTTGGCGACCCAAGCTGGCGGGACCGGATGCTCTCCGGAAAGCCCGTGCCCACGCAGGACCTCGCCGAGGCCGCGATTGCGCAAGGCTATGTCGGCATTGTCGTGCCGAGCTACGCCCGCGGCGCTCCCGCCGACGCTCTCAACCTCGTCCTGTGGGAGTGGGAGGGGCGCGTCACGCTCGTCGATGACGACGACCGGCTCGGTCTGCGCGCTCCGTGA
- a CDS encoding ATP-binding protein, with the protein MEMLDRLMRFFLQTGLPPHGFCLLWDPGLVWTHVIADAIIASAYYSIPVVLWLFLRRRPDLEFGWLLGLFALFILACGTTHLISILVLWVPAYGIEALVKVITAIASIVTAIVLWPLLPKLVAVPSPSQLQSALDRLHVEMAEREHAEEMLRQSQKMQAVGQLTAGIAHDFNNLLAIINGNLERLKRGSDDEHKTARSIENALAASERAARLTSQLLAFARKQPLMIVPVDVNQAVCDLVPLIEQTTSQKMTVETDLWPESLDIEIDKNQFDTAILNLALNARDAMPDGGLLRITTAMEGGSVAIFVKDQGVGMDSETISRAVEPFFTTKPVGSGTGLGLSQVFGFVVQSGGQVTIESEPGTGTSVKLSFPRRVGGTDEASAGC; encoded by the coding sequence ATGGAAATGCTCGACAGGTTGATGCGCTTTTTCCTGCAGACGGGCTTGCCGCCCCATGGCTTTTGCCTGCTGTGGGATCCGGGTCTTGTCTGGACGCATGTCATCGCCGACGCGATCATTGCATCGGCATATTACTCAATTCCGGTTGTGCTCTGGTTGTTCTTGAGGCGTCGTCCGGACCTGGAGTTCGGGTGGTTGCTGGGGCTTTTTGCCCTGTTCATCCTGGCCTGCGGCACAACCCACCTGATCAGCATTCTCGTGTTGTGGGTTCCAGCCTACGGAATCGAAGCTCTCGTCAAGGTCATCACCGCAATTGCCTCGATCGTGACAGCAATTGTTCTGTGGCCGCTGCTACCGAAACTGGTTGCCGTTCCCTCGCCGAGCCAGCTGCAATCCGCACTTGACCGATTGCATGTCGAGATGGCCGAGCGCGAGCATGCGGAAGAGATGCTGCGGCAATCGCAGAAAATGCAGGCAGTGGGCCAGTTGACTGCAGGGATCGCGCATGATTTCAATAATCTTTTGGCGATAATCAACGGCAACCTGGAGCGGTTGAAGCGCGGAAGTGATGACGAGCACAAGACCGCAAGAAGCATCGAGAATGCCCTTGCAGCCAGCGAACGGGCGGCAAGGTTAACCAGCCAGTTGCTCGCCTTTGCCCGCAAGCAGCCTCTCATGATCGTCCCGGTCGACGTCAATCAGGCAGTCTGCGATCTTGTACCGCTGATCGAACAGACGACCAGCCAGAAAATGACTGTCGAGACGGACTTGTGGCCTGAGTCACTGGATATCGAGATCGACAAGAACCAGTTCGACACAGCGATCCTGAACCTCGCGCTCAATGCCCGGGACGCGATGCCGGACGGTGGTCTTCTGCGGATCACCACTGCCATGGAAGGTGGGTCCGTTGCTATCTTTGTGAAAGATCAAGGTGTCGGGATGGATAGCGAGACCATTTCACGGGCGGTCGAACCGTTCTTCACGACCAAGCCTGTCGGTTCTGGCACGGGCCTGGGCTTGAGCCAGGTGTTCGGGTTCGTGGTGCAAAGCGGTGGGCAGGTCACGATCGAGTCCGAGCCGGGAACTGGAACCAGCGTGAAGCTTTCTTTTCCGCGACGTGTTGGAGGGACAGATGAAGCGAGTGCTGGCTGTTGA
- a CDS encoding ArdC family protein gives MSRTYPSTPRADIYSRITQEIVSAIESGAGTWRMPWHHDGAATTRPQNVTSHRRYRGVNVLALWIAARARSFSSGLWGTYRQWAALGAQVRKGERGTTVVLWKQAASPAGNDHGDDQAGPACMFARAFTVFNLAQVEGYEPLPVAVLPQSERLEHAEAFVAALKVPVTEGAYDAHYRIDLDHIFMPHFSSFRDASAHMATLLHEAAHATGARHRLDRNFSARFKRDSLAMEEICAELTASFVLADLGLAHHPRADHAAYVASWLRVLKDDPRAIFSAASKAQAAADWMHAQQSQPEEIAA, from the coding sequence ATGTCCCGAACCTACCCTTCAACGCCGCGAGCCGACATCTATTCGCGCATCACCCAGGAAATTGTTTCTGCCATCGAGTCCGGCGCCGGCACTTGGCGCATGCCCTGGCATCATGATGGCGCAGCCACGACCCGACCGCAGAACGTTACCTCGCACCGCCGCTATCGCGGTGTCAACGTGCTGGCGCTCTGGATCGCCGCAAGAGCCAGGAGCTTCTCCAGCGGTCTTTGGGGGACCTATCGTCAATGGGCAGCTCTTGGTGCGCAAGTTCGCAAGGGAGAGCGCGGAACGACTGTCGTGCTCTGGAAGCAGGCGGCATCACCTGCCGGTAACGATCATGGCGACGACCAAGCCGGTCCTGCCTGCATGTTCGCCCGGGCCTTCACGGTTTTCAACCTCGCACAGGTCGAGGGATATGAGCCCCTCCCTGTCGCGGTCTTGCCCCAAAGCGAGCGGCTCGAACATGCCGAGGCGTTCGTGGCAGCCCTGAAGGTTCCGGTCACCGAAGGCGCTTACGATGCGCACTACCGGATCGATCTCGATCACATCTTCATGCCGCACTTCTCCTCTTTTCGGGATGCGTCGGCACACATGGCCACTCTTCTGCACGAGGCAGCCCACGCCACAGGAGCAAGGCACCGGCTCGACCGAAACTTCTCCGCAAGGTTCAAGCGCGACAGCCTGGCAATGGAGGAGATCTGTGCTGAACTGACCGCATCCTTCGTGCTTGCCGACCTCGGACTCGCGCACCATCCGCGCGCCGATCATGCTGCTTACGTGGCATCGTGGTTACGCGTGCTGAAAGACGATCCTCGCGCCATTTTCTCTGCTGCCAGCAAGGCGCAGGCTGCTGCAGACTGGATGCACGCCCAGCAGTCCCAGCCTGAGGAGATCGCTGCATGA
- a CDS encoding antitoxin Xre/MbcA/ParS toxin-binding domain-containing protein has translation MAIQNYADNGAFAPRKIVDVLRTTSDELARSLGLGKDAIQRKDRIASTRTQRRLRQMVEVLNKVEPRFGSALLAYAWYRSEPLPGFSGQTAMQLVQNNRADDVLAYIDAVDAGIHA, from the coding sequence ATGGCGATACAGAACTACGCTGACAACGGTGCGTTCGCTCCGCGCAAGATCGTCGATGTGCTGCGCACCACCAGCGACGAACTGGCACGCTCGCTGGGCCTCGGCAAGGACGCGATCCAGCGCAAGGACCGGATCGCGTCGACACGCACCCAGCGCCGCCTTCGCCAGATGGTCGAAGTGCTCAACAAGGTCGAGCCGCGCTTCGGGTCCGCGCTGCTGGCCTATGCCTGGTACCGCTCCGAGCCGCTGCCGGGCTTCTCGGGCCAGACCGCAATGCAGCTCGTGCAGAACAACCGGGCCGATGACGTGCTGGCTTATATCGACGCTGTCGACGCCGGCATTCACGCCTAG
- a CDS encoding helix-turn-helix domain-containing protein: MPSADDRQIANQLRRLLASQKAGEAKLRVPDPKTRKPVEITLTPAMSDLFLELLRHIGSGDAVTLVPIQQMLTTQQAADLLNMSRPYLIRLIEKSDIPHSMVGRHRRLKAEDVFAYKAARDKIRSKAMDDLIAEGADLY, encoded by the coding sequence CTGCCCTCTGCCGACGATCGCCAGATCGCCAACCAGCTTCGGCGCCTCCTTGCCTCGCAGAAGGCCGGCGAGGCCAAGTTGCGCGTTCCCGATCCAAAGACCAGGAAGCCGGTCGAGATCACGCTGACACCGGCGATGTCTGACCTGTTCCTCGAGTTGTTGCGTCACATCGGGAGCGGGGATGCCGTCACGCTGGTGCCGATCCAGCAGATGCTGACGACGCAGCAGGCAGCAGATCTGCTCAACATGTCCCGTCCATACCTGATCCGGTTGATCGAGAAGAGTGACATCCCGCACAGCATGGTAGGACGGCATCGGCGGCTCAAGGCCGAGGACGTGTTCGCGTACAAGGCAGCGCGCGACAAGATCCGTTCTAAGGCGATGGACGACCTGATTGCGGAGGGCGCGGACCTGTATTGA
- a CDS encoding ParB/RepB/Spo0J family partition protein, whose product MNDIELIPLGKLRLSEANVRRQDSNLFIEELAANIEAKGLLQNLIVVPAKKRGLFDVTAGGRRLRALNFLLDAGKLAKDHPVACRVLDIDAAEQSELSLIENVIRLDMTPTDEIRAYKHFVGEGADLDAIAKRFGRTRRFIEGRLRLADLADPIFAALEEGKITLDVAKAYATTPNHDRQMMVWNELSNSWQGNNPDSIRRMVTHSAIRSTSPMARLASEAEYLAAGGRIERDLFTEDGGETWIDAEIAQRIAGEKLQAFAAEVAQTSGYAWVRPILETRVTYNATENLHQVHLEPAPLTEEEQVEADKLLETISALEATSETLDEDDEAAAAEFQTRWDAASSAYDALHDKPPVIPEEMKANVGCFVIIGADGQPMVASGLYSDKPLERRKARESDAGEGASGTAGEGGNSSSAPKPLSQKLVEELAVQRRDILAINLASNPAIALDYLIFAIADSRALYSAQALGTTLRAPSPSLTLANYPESPSHTLMADMRESLDLSWTEHRRTVDRFSAFSALDDDAKASWLAWCMAKTLEASMGIDRKAGQSGPEPIDLHDHLAALMGINVASHWRPTSANYFDRVAKQTLLGHVSEVGGPAMAASFMASKKSDLSASCEKLFAGESIVAPEIREAALAWVPEAMRFRVLAASAPCEEAPVEHEPAQEEDVAAGETVDA is encoded by the coding sequence ATGAATGATATCGAATTGATCCCGCTCGGCAAGCTGCGCTTGTCCGAAGCCAACGTCCGCAGACAGGACAGCAACCTGTTCATCGAGGAACTGGCGGCCAATATCGAGGCCAAGGGCCTCCTTCAGAACCTGATCGTCGTGCCCGCCAAGAAGCGAGGTCTTTTCGACGTGACCGCGGGCGGCCGCCGCCTGCGCGCGCTCAATTTCCTCCTCGACGCAGGCAAGCTTGCCAAGGATCATCCCGTCGCCTGCCGGGTGCTCGACATCGATGCCGCCGAGCAGTCCGAACTCTCGCTGATCGAGAATGTCATCCGCCTCGATATGACGCCGACCGACGAGATCCGCGCCTACAAGCACTTCGTGGGCGAAGGCGCGGACCTCGACGCGATCGCCAAGCGGTTCGGTCGCACCCGCCGGTTCATCGAAGGCCGCCTACGGCTTGCTGACCTCGCCGATCCGATCTTCGCCGCGCTCGAGGAAGGCAAGATCACCCTCGATGTCGCCAAGGCCTATGCGACGACGCCCAACCATGACCGCCAGATGATGGTCTGGAACGAGCTGTCGAATTCCTGGCAGGGCAACAATCCGGACTCGATCCGCCGCATGGTCACGCACAGCGCGATCCGCTCGACATCGCCGATGGCGAGGCTCGCCAGTGAAGCCGAATACCTCGCCGCTGGAGGTAGGATCGAGCGCGATCTTTTCACCGAGGACGGCGGCGAGACCTGGATCGATGCCGAAATCGCGCAGCGCATCGCCGGCGAGAAGCTCCAGGCCTTTGCGGCCGAGGTCGCCCAAACTTCCGGCTATGCCTGGGTGCGCCCGATCCTCGAGACGCGCGTCACCTACAACGCGACCGAAAACCTCCACCAGGTCCATCTCGAACCGGCGCCGCTCACCGAGGAGGAACAGGTCGAGGCCGACAAGCTGCTCGAGACGATCTCGGCACTGGAAGCGACAAGCGAAACGCTCGACGAGGACGACGAGGCGGCCGCCGCCGAGTTCCAGACCCGTTGGGATGCCGCGAGCAGCGCTTACGATGCGCTCCACGACAAGCCCCCGGTGATCCCCGAGGAAATGAAGGCCAACGTCGGTTGCTTCGTGATCATCGGCGCCGACGGCCAGCCTATGGTCGCCAGCGGCCTCTACAGCGACAAGCCACTTGAACGCCGCAAGGCCCGAGAGTCCGACGCGGGCGAGGGCGCCAGTGGGACTGCAGGGGAGGGCGGTAACTCATCGTCTGCCCCCAAGCCGCTCTCGCAGAAGCTGGTCGAGGAACTTGCCGTCCAGCGCCGCGACATCCTCGCGATCAACCTCGCCTCGAACCCGGCAATCGCGCTCGATTACCTGATCTTCGCCATCGCCGACTCCCGCGCGCTCTACAGTGCGCAGGCGCTGGGCACGACGCTCCGTGCGCCGTCGCCCTCGCTCACCCTCGCCAATTATCCCGAGAGCCCGTCTCATACGCTGATGGCCGACATGCGCGAGTCGCTCGACCTGTCCTGGACCGAGCACCGGCGTACTGTCGACAGGTTTTCGGCGTTCAGCGCGCTCGACGACGATGCCAAGGCAAGCTGGCTTGCCTGGTGCATGGCGAAGACGTTGGAGGCCAGCATGGGCATCGACAGGAAGGCAGGGCAGTCCGGACCCGAGCCGATCGACCTCCACGATCATCTCGCCGCCCTGATGGGGATCAACGTCGCCAGCCACTGGCGGCCGACCTCGGCCAACTACTTCGACCGGGTAGCCAAGCAGACCCTGCTCGGCCATGTCAGCGAAGTCGGCGGGCCGGCCATGGCTGCAAGCTTCATGGCCTCGAAGAAGAGCGACCTCTCGGCTTCCTGCGAAAAGCTGTTCGCCGGCGAATCCATTGTTGCCCCCGAGATCAGGGAAGCCGCACTCGCCTGGGTGCCCGAAGCCATGCGCTTCCGGGTGCTCGCCGCGAGCGCGCCTTGTGAGGAGGCACCGGTCGAGCACGAACCTGCCCAAGAGGAGGACGTCGCCGCCGGCGAGACCGTCGACGCCTGA
- a CDS encoding DUF1778 domain-containing protein, whose protein sequence is MEARKEVRMHRADEERIRAAAAATGLQEADFIRQAALLRAQEVEQRMTLSILPVEAFEAFKLAVAAPGKKMSGLAKAAEATKGLLTDAG, encoded by the coding sequence ATGGAAGCTCGCAAGGAAGTGCGCATGCACCGTGCCGACGAAGAGCGGATCAGGGCTGCCGCTGCGGCTACTGGCCTGCAGGAAGCGGACTTTATTCGTCAGGCTGCGCTACTGCGTGCACAGGAAGTCGAGCAGCGTATGACCTTGTCGATCTTGCCTGTCGAGGCTTTCGAGGCTTTCAAGCTCGCCGTGGCTGCTCCAGGAAAGAAGATGTCTGGACTGGCGAAGGCAGCAGAGGCAACAAAGGGCCTGCTCACGGATGCCGGCTGA
- a CDS encoding bifunctional diguanylate cyclase/phosphodiesterase, translated as MSVKAVLRRLTRLAMASAGRRARTLGGRIALLYVLLLACVMVATLAVASSGITMFARQAAERELSANARVFDQIIATRQGQMADAGEVVARDFGFREAYATGDAPTLTSAIETLRDRARVSAVVIVHLDGSVIASDGANAIDGAAMLDRLEQGQDRGVVILDGTHALAAAVPIEMPDLAGWLVLVNRLGPEDMKQLARLSAAEVQASILDRSQLAGSLASVGLGEIRTIDGDGGQLLVQISAIASLQNALQPRLVLAHSLDKSLAQYSRLRLILVLISLVGVLAGAWASIRLSRGLARPLQSLAEATRAYGRGTVAKVKAEGVIEIRSLADSFNAMVDAVEEREQQVLHASLHDSLTGLPNRRFFIEELDRAVTRQNERHRNFIAFIDVDDFKAINDTMGHPVGDEILRSLAFTLRDRFPDAMVARFGSDEFGVLLGGLEPAEDCNSIARSLEMVLGRTFASDRNLEISACVGIAVGPQDGASANALMTAAELALSRARSEGKGSCHFFEPDLDAEASRRRRMEVDLRSAVGQGDFELHFQPLFSISENRIKGFEALMRWPHAEQGMISPVQFIPIAEETGLIVQMGEWAIREACRQAAKWPGDASVAVNISPRQLSSEGLVTCVAQALAQSGLPASRLELEITESVFIGDVDKTLKILHSLQALGVRVALDDFGTGYSSLSYLRSFPFDKIKIDQSFVRAMSEGGSANAIVRAITTLADALGMVTLAEGVETPELLEALRLEGCDMIQGYLISRPVPGAEVQSLLALQKPPQRLRAAG; from the coding sequence GTGAGCGTGAAGGCCGTCCTGAGGCGTCTGACCCGGCTCGCGATGGCCAGTGCCGGGCGTCGGGCAAGAACGCTGGGCGGCAGGATCGCACTGCTTTACGTCCTGCTTCTCGCCTGTGTCATGGTCGCGACCCTTGCTGTCGCCAGTTCGGGCATTACCATGTTCGCCAGGCAGGCTGCAGAACGCGAACTTTCTGCAAACGCACGCGTTTTTGACCAGATCATCGCAACGCGGCAGGGGCAGATGGCCGATGCAGGCGAGGTGGTGGCGCGTGATTTCGGCTTCAGGGAAGCCTATGCCACAGGCGATGCCCCGACGTTGACGTCAGCGATCGAGACCCTGCGCGACCGTGCAAGGGTCAGTGCAGTGGTCATCGTACACCTTGATGGCAGCGTGATTGCATCCGATGGCGCAAATGCAATCGATGGTGCAGCCATGCTGGACCGGCTTGAGCAAGGACAGGATCGCGGAGTTGTCATCCTTGATGGGACGCACGCTCTTGCTGCGGCGGTACCGATCGAGATGCCCGACCTTGCTGGATGGCTCGTTCTGGTCAACCGGCTCGGGCCCGAGGACATGAAGCAGCTTGCCCGCCTGTCCGCGGCCGAGGTTCAGGCCAGCATATTGGATCGCTCGCAACTGGCAGGAAGCCTGGCCTCGGTCGGCTTGGGCGAGATCAGGACCATCGATGGAGATGGCGGTCAGCTGCTGGTGCAGATCTCGGCGATTGCGAGCCTGCAGAACGCCTTGCAGCCTCGACTGGTTCTCGCGCACTCGCTCGACAAGTCACTGGCGCAATACAGCCGTTTGCGTCTCATTCTGGTATTGATCAGCCTGGTTGGCGTGCTGGCCGGGGCGTGGGCCTCCATCCGTCTTTCCCGAGGGCTTGCCCGGCCACTCCAGTCCCTGGCTGAAGCAACCCGCGCCTATGGACGCGGCACAGTGGCCAAGGTCAAGGCTGAAGGGGTTATCGAGATCCGCTCCCTGGCCGACAGTTTCAACGCGATGGTCGACGCCGTCGAGGAGCGCGAGCAGCAGGTGCTTCATGCATCGCTCCACGACTCTCTTACCGGTCTGCCCAACCGCCGGTTCTTCATTGAAGAGCTGGATCGCGCCGTCACGCGCCAGAACGAGCGCCACAGGAATTTCATCGCCTTCATCGACGTCGACGATTTCAAGGCCATTAACGATACGATGGGCCATCCCGTTGGCGACGAAATCCTGCGCTCGCTGGCGTTCACGCTTCGCGACCGCTTCCCCGATGCGATGGTTGCGCGCTTTGGCAGCGACGAGTTTGGGGTCTTGCTTGGCGGACTTGAGCCGGCAGAAGACTGCAACTCCATCGCTCGATCGCTTGAAATGGTGCTCGGTCGTACCTTTGCCAGCGATCGCAACCTTGAGATATCGGCCTGCGTCGGTATCGCCGTAGGCCCGCAGGATGGCGCCAGCGCCAATGCATTGATGACTGCTGCTGAACTCGCACTGTCACGCGCCAGAAGCGAAGGCAAAGGCTCCTGCCACTTCTTCGAACCCGATCTTGATGCCGAGGCCAGCCGCCGGCGCCGCATGGAAGTCGATCTGCGCAGTGCGGTTGGCCAAGGTGATTTCGAGCTCCATTTCCAGCCCCTTTTCTCGATCTCCGAAAACCGGATCAAGGGTTTCGAGGCGCTGATGCGCTGGCCACACGCAGAACAGGGGATGATCAGTCCTGTTCAGTTCATCCCGATTGCCGAGGAAACGGGATTGATCGTGCAGATGGGCGAATGGGCCATTCGCGAAGCCTGCCGACAGGCTGCCAAGTGGCCTGGAGATGCTTCTGTTGCCGTCAACATCTCGCCGCGGCAATTGTCCTCGGAGGGGCTTGTGACCTGCGTCGCCCAGGCCTTGGCCCAGTCAGGCTTGCCTGCTTCGCGCCTCGAACTTGAGATCACCGAAAGCGTGTTTATCGGCGATGTCGACAAGACCTTGAAGATTCTTCATTCCTTGCAGGCGTTGGGCGTTCGGGTGGCACTCGACGATTTTGGCACGGGCTACTCCTCGCTCAGTTATCTGCGCTCCTTCCCGTTCGACAAGATCAAGATCGATCAGAGCTTCGTTCGCGCCATGAGTGAAGGCGGCAGCGCCAACGCCATCGTCCGCGCGATCACGACCCTGGCTGATGCTCTGGGCATGGTGACGCTAGCCGAAGGTGTAGAGACGCCCGAACTGCTCGAGGCGCTACGCCTGGAAGGGTGTGACATGATCCAGGGCTACTTGATCAGCCGCCCGGTCCCAGGCGCTGAGGTTCAAAGTCTGTTAGCACTCCAGAAGCCGCCTCAAAGGCTGCGGGCGGCCGGCTGA
- a CDS encoding type II toxin-antitoxin system Phd/YefM family antitoxin, with product METVSAREAKTHLSRLLERVLRGNAVMIARAGKPIAKLVPIDASAPSRIKRLGFLKGEMRVSEDFDRMGEGETEALFEA from the coding sequence ATGGAAACCGTCAGCGCTCGCGAGGCAAAGACGCATTTGTCGCGCTTGCTCGAGCGCGTGTTGCGCGGGAATGCGGTCATGATCGCCAGGGCGGGCAAGCCGATAGCGAAATTGGTGCCTATCGATGCTTCCGCACCGTCCAGGATCAAGCGCCTGGGTTTCCTCAAGGGAGAAATGCGCGTGTCGGAAGATTTTGACCGGATGGGCGAAGGTGAAACTGAAGCTCTGTTTGAAGCCTGA